In the genome of Neisseria lactamica, the window CACGAATTCGGGCGTGATTTGGTCGGGACGGGTCGGGATGTTCGCGCCGAAACTTTGCCCTGCGTGTTGTTCCAAAAGTTTGGCGTATTCCGGTTTTTGGGACAATTCGTCTAATTTTAAACGTTCGCGTATGGCGACAAATTCCATTTCCGGCGTGATAATGCCTTGGCGCGCGTAGTGGAGCTGGGTTACGTTGCGGCCGGCTTTGGCGCGGCGCGGGCGGGTGATTTGGTTGAAACGCAGATGGGCGGTTTTCGGATCGTGTGCGCGTTCGATGCCGTATTCGCTGGAGAGCTTGGGCAGGATTTCGGTATCGCCGCGTTCGTCCAGCCACGCCGTGCGGATGTGCGGTAAGCCTTGTTTCAGGTCGATGTGTGCCGCCGGGTCGCCGTACACGCCGCTGGTGTCGTAGACGGGAATCGGCGGATTGGCTTCCGTACCTTGCGCCGTGTAGGTGTCGTCCTGACGGATTTCGCGCAAAGGCACGCGGATGTCGTCGCGGCTGCCTTGCAGATACACGCGTTCCGAGTTCGGATATTTGAAACGGATGCCGATGTCTTCGCTCAAGTCGGCAAGTTCGCGCGCTTCGTTGCCGGAAGTTTTGGCGGTTTTTTTTGGCGTAGTCATAAAAAATGCTCCTGTTTTCTCGTTTAGAATAAAGAAACAGGAGCGTTTCGCGTTTTCAGACGGCATTTGAAAACCGATGCCGTCTGAAAGGCAGAATCCGTGAAAACTCCCCACGCAGGTATTATCCCGATCGGGTGTAAAGGGTATTTCTCAGCCGCCTGAACATCAGGCAGCACCCCTGTTTCAATGTTAACCAAAATTAAATCACGAACATGAACTTTTGTAAAGAAAATAATATTTCAAATCAAACATAAACCGGCCTCGGACAAGATTTCATGATTTTTCGCGGAAAGAATGCTTGACACCGTATACTGCCTTCTGTATAGTTTCACTTTCTGACGCGGGATGGAGCAGCATGGTAGCTCGTCGGGCTCATAACCCGAAGGTCGTAGGTTCGAATCCTGCTCCCGCAACCAAATATCAAACCCCTCGGTTCAATGCCGAGGGGTTTTGTTTTGCCTGTTTCCTGCCGCCTCCGTTTTTTGCCGGATTTTCCTTCCTGCCGCAATATCGGAACGGCAGCCCGCCGTCTGTTTGCGGTTGCAAATTCAGGCGGTTTGATTACAATCTTCCGCATTATGTTCAAGAAAGCCGACTATGCCGACCGTCCGTTTTACCGAATCCGTCAGCAAACACGACCTTGATGCCCTATTCGAGTGGGCAAAGGCAAGTTACGGTGCGGAAAGTTGCTGGAAAACGCTGTATCTGAACGGCCTGCCTTTGGGAAACCTGTCGCCAGAATGGGCGGAGCGCGTTCAGAAAGACTGGGAGGCAGGCTGCTCGGAGTCTTCAGACGGCATTTTTCTGAATGCGGACGGCTGGCCGGATATGGGCAGACGCTTGCAGCACCTCGCCCGAATATGGAAAGAAGCGGGACTGCTTCACGGCTGGCGCGACGAGTGTTTCGACCTGACCGACGGCGGCGGCAATCCCTTGTTCGCGCTCGAACGCGCCGCTTTCCGTCCGTTCGGACTGCTCAGCCGCGCCGTCCATCTCAACGGTCTGACCGAATCGGACGGCCGATGGCATTTCTGGATAGGCAGGCGCAGTCCGCACAAAGCAGTCGATCCCGGCAAGCTCGACAATACTGCCGCCGGCGGTGTTTCCGGCGGCGAAATGCCGTCTGAAGCCGTGTGCCGCGAAAGCAGCGAAGAAGCCGGTTTGGATAAAACGCTGTTTCCGTTTATCCGCCCGGTATCGCGGCTGCACAGCCTGCGCCCCGTCAGCCGGGGTGTACACAATGAAATCCTGTATGTATTCGATGCCGTCCTGCCCGAAACCTTCCGGCCTGAAAATCAGGATGGCGAAGTGGCGGGTTTTGAAAAGATGGACATTGGCGGCCTGTCGGATGCTATGTTGTCCGGACGCATGATGCACGATGCCCAACTGGTTACGCTGGACGCATTCGACCGTTACGGATTAATCGCCCCGAACCACCCTCTGTCGGGCTGGCTTCGCGGTATCAGGACTTAGGAACCGGTATGCTCAAATTGAACAAAGTCTGCAAACGCTTCGGCAATAAAACCGTCGCCGATGACATCTGCCTGACTGTCGGGCACGGCAAAATACTTGCCGTTTTGGGACAGTCTGGCTGCGGAAAATCCACCCTGCTGAATATGATTGCGGGGATTGTCCGTCCCGATGGCGGGGAAATATGGCTGAACGGGGAAAACATTACCCGTATGCCGCCCGAAAAACGCCGTATTTCTCTGATGTTTCAAGATTACGCGCTGTTTCCCCATATGAGTGCGCTGGAAAATGCGGCATTCGGTTTGAAAATGCAAAAAATGCCGAAAGCCGAAGCCGAAAGCCTCGCCTTGTCGGCACTTGCCGAAGTCGGGCTGGAAAACGAAGCGCACCGCAAGCCTGAAAAACTTTCCGGAGGCGAGAAGCAACGGCTGGCGTTGGCGCGCGCTTTGGTTGTCCGCCCTTCCCTGCTGTTGCTGGACGAATCGTTTTCCAGTTTGGACACGCATTTGCGCGACCGGCTGCGCCGTATGACTGCCGAACGTATCCGAAACGGCGGCATCCCTGCCGTTTTGGTAACGCATTCGCCCGAAGAGGCCTGCACGGCGGCGGACGAAATCGCCGTGATGCATGAAGGGAGGATTCTACAATACGGCACGCCCGAAACATTGGTCAAAACACCGTCCTGCGTGCAGGCCGCCCGTCTGATGGGGCTGCCCAACACCGACGATGACCGCCATATTCCGCAACATGCGGTGCGTTTCGACCAAGACGGCATGGAGTGCCGCGTATTATCCCGTACCTGTTTGCCCGAATCGTTCAGCCTGTCCGTCCTCCATCCGGAACACGGCATCCTGTGGCTGAACCTCGATATGCGGCACGCCGGAGAGGTCTCGGGCAACGGTACGGTACGCATCCATATCGAAGACCGGGAAATCGTCCGCTTCCGCTGATGCTTCTTAAAAACAAATGCCGTCTGAAAACCTTTCAGACGGCATTTTTTTACCAAAGCAGCCATATTTTTTATCAGGGCTGCAAAACTTATCCGAAACAACAGAAACCGCTCTGCCGTCATTCCCGCGAAAGCGGGAATCTAGAACCCAACGCGGCAAAAATTTATCCGAAACAACAAAAATTTTTTCATCGTCATTCCCGAGAAAGCGGGAATCTAGAACGTAAAATCTAAAGAAACCGTTTTACCCGACAAGTTTCCGCACCGACAGACCTAGATTCCCGCCTGCGCGGGAATGACGGATTTTAGGTTTCTGATTTTGGTTTTCTGTTTTTGAGGGAATGACGGGATTTTGGGTTTCTGTTTTGGTTTTCTATTTTGCAGGAATGGCAAAATTTCAGATTGCGGGCATTGTTAAGTATTTCTATTTTTCACCTGCCGTATTTATTTCCGCCCTTTGGCTTCGGCCTCCTCCCCTGCCGGCACGCTGTTCATCTGTTTGATCAGCTTTTCCGCCTTTTCCTCGTCCTCGCAGCGGACGATTTTGGCAATCTCGTTTTCGAGCTGTGCGATATTACTGTTCAGGATGATGTTTTTGACAGGCAGGATGTTGTTGGGATTCATCGAAAAACGGCGCAGCCCCATACCCAATAAAACGCG includes:
- a CDS encoding ABC transporter ATP-binding protein, whose translation is MLKLNKVCKRFGNKTVADDICLTVGHGKILAVLGQSGCGKSTLLNMIAGIVRPDGGEIWLNGENITRMPPEKRRISLMFQDYALFPHMSALENAAFGLKMQKMPKAEAESLALSALAEVGLENEAHRKPEKLSGGEKQRLALARALVVRPSLLLLDESFSSLDTHLRDRLRRMTAERIRNGGIPAVLVTHSPEEACTAADEIAVMHEGRILQYGTPETLVKTPSCVQAARLMGLPNTDDDRHIPQHAVRFDQDGMECRVLSRTCLPESFSLSVLHPEHGILWLNLDMRHAGEVSGNGTVRIHIEDREIVRFR
- a CDS encoding NUDIX hydrolase; translation: MPTVRFTESVSKHDLDALFEWAKASYGAESCWKTLYLNGLPLGNLSPEWAERVQKDWEAGCSESSDGIFLNADGWPDMGRRLQHLARIWKEAGLLHGWRDECFDLTDGGGNPLFALERAAFRPFGLLSRAVHLNGLTESDGRWHFWIGRRSPHKAVDPGKLDNTAAGGVSGGEMPSEAVCRESSEEAGLDKTLFPFIRPVSRLHSLRPVSRGVHNEILYVFDAVLPETFRPENQDGEVAGFEKMDIGGLSDAMLSGRMMHDAQLVTLDAFDRYGLIAPNHPLSGWLRGIRT